The Arachis ipaensis cultivar K30076 chromosome B03, Araip1.1, whole genome shotgun sequence region CAGATAGAGGACATCCATTATATTAGCCAGACATTTCTACCATTATTTATAGGAACTCATACCCTTGATTCTATAGAGatctaacaaaaagaaaattgcaCAATTGCAGCAAATTCACTATAAACtgaataaaaataatagtaaCAAAAATATGGTTGTTCATAGGAAGTTGACAGAAATCCACCTCACTGCAACCGATTCCAAGTTTCTTTCGATCATTCAAGCATCGTTTATGATATTTCACGTACCTGAAGGGAAGAATAACCTCATGAGAAATCCTGAAATTACAACATGTTCAATATAGTCCTAGACCTTATTACACGTATATCATAGCCAAGTATCATAACGTACTTCTGCTGTTGGAAACCGTTTTCTTCTAAAAGTTGGTTACTTGGATGCTGAAAAGGTGGGAAAGATTTTGGCATGGAGCCCACAGGAGGACTACTCGAAAGACCACCATGTGGCGAACTACTCAATTTGGAGGGTTTGAGACTGCAAAATTAAGAGAATAATTGGAAAGAGCTTTTCAGTGATCAAACTAAAGAATCAAACTACCAATACAAAGCTAGTCCAAATAGGACAGTTTTCTGAGTTAAACAATCATGATATATACCTGAATTTGAGTTCGAACATTCTCCAGTTCAGATTCCTGAAAATGTATACAGAGGATTGCAAGATGTATCAGGAACTGAAAATATCAATGTGAAACCTAGTAACAGCAGAATTTGAGCACAAACTATTGAGAATATGAAGTGATAACTTGCCTGCTCATGCAAAGCTTCTTTCAACTGAGATACAAGTGCTGCTCTACTTGCTTCAATTAATTTAAGACTTTCAACACActgtttcaaaatattttcttgcTGCTCTAGTTCCTTAGACAAAGTTTCTCGCTTGGGATCCTTTGCTGAAAAGAGAAAACAACATAAGAACCCTGGATTTCAAAACTCAGTTGTTACGTCTGTTCTGTAGATAGCTTACCAACAGCACATGCAGTGTCAACATCTTTTTCCATCTTTCTCACACGATGAACAGCAGACTTGCATTTACTCATCTCTGCGTCTTCATCAGGTGGTTCATTGAGCACCATATCAAATGCTGAGACTATTTTTTCTGCTGTACCTCCAATGGACAATTTCTGAATTCCATAAAATTACGTCAGTTGCAACTTAGTTTGAAGGAAGCAACAATGTAGAAAGCATAAAATGCTATAGTATAAATTTGGGGAAGGGGAGCCACAAAGGTACTCAGCCTCACCGTTCTAATGGAGCGAGAATCCCTTTTCACAATTTTCACATTACGGGATCGCTTTTTGTTGATTTCCAATGGTGGAGGTGCATCTTCTCCAAGTACTACAGCTTTAAGGTTGTGTGCCTGAGATCTGAACACTCTCCTTTGCTCCCATATGTCAAGCTAAAGTTAGGCAAGCACCAAGTAAAATACAATGAAATCAATATCTCAGTATGTAAACCATTTGTGAATATTCTATGCGAAGTTCAAAACTCATGCATGAAGAATATGGAGTAAAACACTTCATGACCATATCACCCCGTACTTTTTCATCCATTTTGATTGGGAAAGGTTGTATTCACAAGTACAAACTTCCAATGCAGGAATAGGGACTTACCACCCTAGATGCCACCTGCTTTGCTTGATCATCACCTTTCTCAAGAACATCTTTAAGTGCTGCAGGAATAACCTTCCAAAACTCAGTTACAAATTCATTTCCTTTGCGTTTGCTGTTCTGCAGGATGTCATTTGCAAGATACAGAAGAGGAACCCTCTGAGCTGTCTCTGAATTGAAGAATTGTTTATTCCATGTTTCTACAACCAGTTCTGCTTTGCTCCGGTGAAATATACACCAATGTGATAAAGCTATAGATGGAGTTAATGATAACAAATTATCTTGAACCTATAACCAAAACATGTACTTCATAGAACTAACTGAATCTAAATATGCGGTTAAATTGACCTTcgcaagacaaaaagaaaagccATGAAAAACACTAATTCAAACACTCACTCCAAGTTACACCACCAAGCACTTACATGTTGATGTTGATCTTAAAACTGAAATAAGTATGGCAACAATTATTATATAGGTATATAGGAACAAAGATAAATCTTCCATAAACTAGGGATGCTGCAGCGCTTTACCCTTTTCAGGAAACAACTGTGTCACTAGAGTGCAGGTCCTAAATAGAAAATACACAAGCCAAAAAAGGAACATGATTAAATATATATGGGCAAGAAGAATATAGATGCCGTcagaaaattcaagatcaaatttTTCAATGCCCCAAAACCAGAATGGACTTAATTCAACTTAACAAAGCTGATGCAAAACTGAGAGCTTcataaatatataaaaagaagTGAATATCCATCGATACAGTGATTGCAAAATTAAAATTGGAACGTTCATTAACTTCTAGTTACATATAGATAACACGAAACATTGAAACAAATCTACATTTTAAATAATACTTTCCATAGCTTTCTACTTGCAGTTTCCCCACACAAGAACTCATCCAGAAAGAGTCATACAGTCATGATATTCTCCGTAAACCGCAAAATTCAAATCTGACTTGGCAAAGTAATTCAGAATTCATATGGTTGAAAAGCGAATTCAATCAAGAAACATCAACCAAGCAcaatgaaagaagaaaaaaaaggataCTTTCAATACATTGCTGGGTGCTGTTAAGCTTGGACAGCTTGTCAGCGAGTATCTGCTCGCTGAAGACGCTATTCATAGCTCCCCTGCTAACCAACCTGCGgtacaaaaaagaaaaatgacaTTAAACGAAACCCTAGAAACAAAAACCAATTTAACGAATATAAAGgcgaaaatttaaaaatttaaaaacactaaaaccctaaaacagaattaaaattgaaaaacccAAAATGGGGGGAAACTGAAAAGTGGAAGAAACAAAAGCAGAAGCAAGTTTGAAAAAAACGGAAGCAATAAGAAAAGAGATTCAAATTGAGCTAAAGCAAGAGTGGAGAATTAAATCCAAATGAAACGGTTCATatgaagaattgagtaaatgCAGAATAAGGGGAAGAAAGAGGAATTGAGCTGAGATACCAAGCAAGAGCAGCAATGCAAAATGAATCCGAAGAGGTTGTAACGCGGCGTAAAAGGTGAAGGCTTGACTCTTGAGAGTGAATGAAGGAAGCAGGGAGGGAGGCAGGGAAGGAAGGAATGTGCCTTAAAAgaatagaagagaagagaagagaagagtgtgttttatttatttaaaaagaagaaaaatgtttACGTTTTTAGGATTTATGTTTTGTCCATTTGGCGCAAACTGTGGAACAAGTTTGTCTTAAAACGGCGCACCTTAGTTCAGAGTACTTAGATACGCACTCATCTAAAATCACCGACTCTTCCTACAAAATCAACCATTTTCCTCTATCACCAGAAATCAGGAACGTTTCTTCTTCAATCCGAtggaaagataaaagaaaaatatatgtattttttattaaattcattaatttaaaaatataaataaaaaaaaagacaattATCATAAGTTTTATaataagctttttctttttcaataaacaACGATGAATGGATACAAATACAGTCAAATTCTCTTTGATCATTAATTATTAATCTGACTAATTTCTTTGTTTATTACCAGGTCAACCTATTCGTTTTCTTAATATGGATTTTTCTTCTACGAGACAATCAAACATAAATACTATTGCGTGTAAAATTAAACAATTTAATTAGCAGGAATTAAAAAAACAATTATttcttatataaaattaattttataaatttaattttgataaaaaataagtttgtgttaaagtgatttatatttaataatttttatattaaaatagattataataaaataaatattaaatagtgACGTTCAAAAAAATTGAATATGCTTCCAACGCATTTGGCCATTTACCAAACACGCTCTTAATCATTTCTCTTTGTTTtctcttaattcttttttttcatttttttggttttatattAACGACAATATCTTTTTTAACAAAGTCCTTTGGGGACTAAGCCAAATATTTTCAAATGTTTAAACCTATTCTAAACTAAAAATTTTACAACGATCAAAGTAgaacattttgaaaatatttacaCATCAAAAGAAGATATGAGGAAAAAAGGCAAAATTTCATGAATATAGCTTTACAAAAGTATCTTATTCGTCGCTACCAAATATAACACTACAAAGTACTAGTAATTTTGTGAGTGACCTCTTGCTGTATGTATGATAAGGGCTAAGGCTACATAATTCTATGTTTATCAGATTCGCCTGTTCCAAATTTCCTGACGTAAATAATCTTTCCCAAGTCCAAGCACACAATTAATGCATTCAGGtaattattcaaaattcaattccaAGGAAAAAGCAAAGCAAATTCTTATGGAAGTTCATTCGATTTGGCCAAGGATACCTTACAAAGTTCATTAGTGTGACATTTGGACAAATTTAGGTTTCGAGTTTCAACCCATTCAAATATAAATTACCATATACTTACCATTGgtataacaacaacaacataccTACAGTTCCAAGATGAGCATTTACGAAACACATGTTAACTAAAAAAAtggtaagaaataaaaaaaaatcataaaagctGACAGCGAAGAATCATTGCACTAAATCCCTACTTCTTGATGCTTCTGCCCCGTGCCGCAAGTTTTGCTGCAACTTTCTCTTCAGATAAAGGTAGATAGTAAATTCGAGGAGTTGCTCTGGTTTTGCGAAACAGATCATCCAGTGTGACCATAGGTTGGTCAACATCCTCTGGAAGGGGTGGTGGGGGTGGTAGCTGTTCTCTTGCTGCTGGAGGGGTTTTTGACTGTGGTGTTGGTGGAGGAGGGAAGGTTGGAGCAGGTGGCTGCTCTCTGCAGCGACGAACGGCAGGCTCTGGCTGTAANNNNNNNNNNNNNNNNNNNNNNNNNNNNNNNNNNNNNNNNNNNNNNNNNNNNNNNNNNNNNNNNNNNNNNNNNNNNNNNNNNNNNNNNNNNNNNNNNNNNNNNNNNNNNNNNNNNNNNNNNNNNNNNNNNNNNNNNNNNNNNNNNNNNNNNNNNNNNNNNNNNNNNNNNNNNNNNNNNNNNNNNNNNNNNNNNNNNNNNNNACAGAGGCAACCGGAACAGGAGGAGGTTCTAACTTCATTTTCACTTCTTGCGGATCGACATACTCCGCAACCAAAAGGCGTCCACCATTTGGAGGCCATTGCAGATTATACACAGCATTGCGTGTCTCAGTGGCTTCTTCAACAGATGAGTACTACATCACAACACAAAATATTGATTACATTTATATGATGACTAATAACCATAACATCGCAAGGGAACCTCCATGTCAGGAAGATGAGTATGATTATGAATAAAATCTTACAGTGACATAGCAATGGGTCTTTATTTGGTCCATCCAGAAACTGACAACATTCCCAGTTTTACCAAGAAGTTCTTGCACCGCTTTTAGAGTAAAAGGGCGTAGGAATTGATCAATCCTGAGGGAATTAGTTGGTGCCCTTTGTGATGGTGGAACTGCCATAGATCAAAGCAACACAACTTAGGCTAGGAAAGAGCCGGAACACTATATCTAATGGTATGACAACAAAGCTAAATCCAAAAGATACAGAGGGACACAAAAACAGAAACAAATAATACTAGTTAATGTTTGGAACCATAAACATAAATCAGTAAGGTCATTTATGCTAAAATGAAAACTCAAGAACTGAAATTTATGTTAATGCGTATCCCATAGGCCTGAGCTGTGGTTTGATAACTGTGCATAACTAAACTTTGAGTGTATTGATTCCTTTTTCATTTCACTTATTTGGATTACAAGAAGGGTTTAAAATTGATATTAATTAACTCAGCACCAAAAGTAAAAGCACCAGCTCTTCTCAGTTAATAATCCAATTACAATGAATATCAACTTACCAATACGCTCCTTGAGTGAATCATCCTTCCCTGAGGAATCAGATCTGGAGAGGATGTGCTTCAAAGTAGCTGGCTCATCCTTTGGTGCAGTAACAGGCCTGCTGAGCGCAAGACTTTGTGGATCTGAGCTTTTAACTGTTTCAGAGTTCCAACTTCGTTGCCGCTTGGCACGCTCATTAATCTCATCTGATGATTGTTCTGTGATGCAATTTCCATATTAGAACTGAGAATATATAAAAATGCTACCATAAACTGATAACAGCAACATGCACAGAGTGCAGCATAGATTGAACATGGATCTCACATTCAATTATCTCTATCAAAAGACAGGATTCCTCCACCACTTTTCCAaagaaattttgtattttttccaAAAGCTagggaaaaaaaatagaagaatgtTATTCACAAAGGAACACAGGTTGAAGTTATATTCAGTTCTCAAATTTCAAACGGAAAACTAAGACTGCTATGACTGAGaaaattgatttttatatttCTGTTATATTAGCATGGCAGATTGGCAGGTGCCCCATTTGTGCAGTTTATGTTGAAAATTCCAAacaatctttgattaacttaactGTTAATGGTGATGATCCAAAAGTGGATTTTGTGAAATACTTTTCATATAAATAGTTATTCACAACatagttttaaatattttttatagcaTTGGTTTTTAATAAACAATTTCCAAATAAGTAATTCTACACAGTATAGTAGAGACTCCTCACTCCATGAAGGGTTGTGTTAAGCTTGTGACAGCCAACGTAAAATTCTGTCGCATCCCAATCCATGGGACATGACATAATGACGTCTTTGATcgatgtagccgaccccacttagtgggaaaAGGCTTTGTTAAGTATAGTAGAGAGTCCATGGATAATCTCCATTCTCACATGAAACTGAACCACCACTAAATAATATCGAGCTTCTCCATGGTTAGAAAATGCAGAAAACATTCAGAACACTCAACGATGTAATACAAAGAATCTAAAACACTTGGTCAAagttcaacagatcatcatggggattaaaaacaaaaaagaaaaattaccaTGAAATTTTCGTTTCTCGACAAGAGAAACTGGAGGAGTATGATTGTCTTGGCTGGTATCATCACCTTTTTCTAAAGATGGACCATCTCCCTCAACTAAAGTACTACCTTCCACCTTCACATTAGGAACTTCAAAATGCTCTCCCTTGTCTTTTAGTTCATCATCATCAGACTTAGAATCAACTTGTTTAATCTCTGGCAAATCCTCCTCCATGGAGTCATCACCAGAGCTTCTATCGAAGTTTAATTTCTCTGGATACCCAACATCTTCATTATTGCTATTGATCTTGTTCAACTCTGGACTTTTGTTATTATCCTCATCAGATGCCTTTTTCTCATGTAGCTCTCCAACATCCATTGGTTGTATTTCGTCATAAACAGCAACATCATATCTGGATGATGGTTCTTCCACCATATCTGGCCTAACAATCTCTTGTTCTAATTTAACATTTTCAGCAATTATATTATCCTTTAGTTCATTCTTTTGATTAATTGACACGGAATTAGTAGAAATAGAATCAGATTTTACTTGAGACCCTAAACTAGAGCTGACCTCAGATACCTGATTTTCTGGAACTGAATAGTTGGCCATGAGATCCTCGCCGGGAGGTTTTAGGTCACACTCCAGCTGGGGCTTCGAGTCCTGATTATCCAGCTGCGAGTTTGAGTCCTTATTATCCAGATGTTCTTTTGACTCATTATTCTCCTGGTTGGTTACCGAGTCACCATAGTCCTTCTGTTGTTCTGCACTATATGAATCGCGACTGCTGACTACTACTTCTGTTGAAACACTCTCAGTGACCGTAGTGGTGGGTATCTCCATGGTAGGTGCATGAACAATTTCTGAGGACTCCACATTTGTAGAATTTATATCGACAGATGAATCCATGTGTTCAACTTCTTCATTCACAGCAGGTGCAGTACTATTAATGTCAAATGGGACAGCAACATTGTCCAGCTTGTCACTCTTGTTGGCATCATTATCCACaacctctgaaatattttcagcaCCAACGGTTTCAACTGGTTTAGTTAAACTGGAAGTGCCCTCTTCAGCCATTTCAACTGTTTCATCATTTATAATCGTATCAACAACTTCAGCAACTACAGGCTCCGTCTGCGAATCTTTTAGCACAGAAAGATCACTGTTGAAACCATTTGCCTCATCCTTCTCTGAAGCCTCGGCAGTCTCCCTTTCAACGCGAAGGGCTTCATCCAAACGTTTGATCAAATCATCCTTCAAACCTTTGGTCGGTAGTTTCCTTCTCTTCAACTCCTCTTTCAGCTCCGTAACCTTCCACTTGTCAATTGGTCGATTGGCAAGAATTGGATATTTCGATGACATTATAACCAAATCAACTAAGCTTCCCTAACCTGGAGTGGCAAACTATATTCCACAAACAATCAACAAAGGAAACAAATAAAACGTCAATCAAAAGATTATATTACCAATTCCATTTATTTTCATCTCATTACAAATTGAATTGAATAtgatagtggtggtggtggtggcgatGATGATCATTATAGGGGCCTTCTGGGGCACTTCAAAATaagattaaaattgaaatatgttGCACACATTTTGTaagcaaataataattataaaaatagatTCGAACATGAAAAAGTACTCACATGAAAGTTTGTCCTGCTTAATGCGCGAAACCCTAATTGcagaagagaagagggagaatTAGAGAAGCAGCAACGTTGAaatgaaagagagaaagagaagctaCCCCCAAAACAAAAATG contains the following coding sequences:
- the LOC107631118 gene encoding regulation of nuclear pre-mRNA domain-containing protein 1A (The sequence of the model RefSeq protein was modified relative to this genomic sequence to represent the inferred CDS: added 101 bases not found in genome assembly), which encodes MVPVLVHQMKFLPSNVKSYSLSRVKSQAFTFYAASDSFCIAALAWLVSRGAMNSVFSEQILADKLSKLNSTQQCIETLSHWCIFHRSKAELVVETWNKQFFNSETAQRVPLLYLANDILQNSKRKGNEFVTEFWKVIPAALKDVLEKGDDQAKQVASRVLDIWEQRRVFRSQAHNLKAVVLGEDAPPPLEINKKRSRNVKIVKRDSRSIRTKLSIGGTAEKIVSAFDMVLNEPPDEDAEMSKCKSAVHRVRKMEKDVDTACAVAKDPKRETLSKELEQQENILKQCVESLKLIEASRAALVSQLKEALHEQESELENVRTQIQVAQAQVEEASSMRKRLDNEDILYKASTAMTSVTNANVKLEAATKRSAAAIAAEVADKLAASSSSQLIMSSVLSSFAAEEAKNAGLASESTPPEKSIPTSDRNVFMTSQQLLATQTQSYPSVVVPQPTTLNPATASQGQYQMIQNPPSQQYLQSTVGIVAPPYAYGSVPPLPPGPPPPHMMGSMVPMSHQTLQISQQPPAPITQHLPVHMPQQAPAPHGFQPLQPPGMVYYGNHQHSM
- the LOC107631117 gene encoding apoptotic chromatin condensation inducer in the nucleus (The sequence of the model RefSeq protein was modified relative to this genomic sequence to represent the inferred CDS: added 46 bases not found in genome assembly); the protein is MSSKYPILANRPIDKWKVTELKEELKRRKLPTKGLKDDLIKRLDEALRVERETAEASEKDEANGFNSDLSVLKDSQTEPVVAEVVDTIINDETVEMAEEGTSSLTKPVETVGAENISEVVDNDANKSDKLDNVAVPFDINSTAPAVNEEVEHMDSSVDINSTNVESSEIVHAPTMEIPTTTVTESVSTEVVVSSRDSYSAEQQKDYGDSVTNQENNESKEHLDNKDSNSQLDNQDSKPQLECDLKPPGEDLMANYSVPENQVSEVSSSLGSQVKSDSISTNSVSINQKNELKDNIIAENVKLEQEIVRPDMVEEPSSRYDVAVYDEIQPMDVGELHEKKASDEDNNKSPELNKINSNNEDVGYPEKLNFDRSSGDDSMEEDLPEIKQVDSKSDDDELKDKGEHFEVPNVKVEGSTLVEGDGPSLEKGDDTSQDNHTPPVSLVEKRKFHEQSSDEINERAKRQRSWNSETVKSSDPQSLALSRPVTAPKDEPATLKHILSRSDSSGKDDSLKERIVPPSQRAPTNSLRIDQFLRPFTLKAVQELLGKTGNVVSFWMDQIKTHCYVTYSSVEEATETRNAVYNLQWPPNGGRLLVAEYVDPQEVKMKLEPPPVPVASVNDGSAVPPVTPTPISLQPEPAVRRCREQPPAPTFPPPPTPQSKTPPAAREQLPPPPPLPEDVDQPMVTLDDLFRKTRATPRIYYLPLSEEKVAAKLAARGRSIKK